A single genomic interval of Rhinatrema bivittatum chromosome 12, aRhiBiv1.1, whole genome shotgun sequence harbors:
- the LOC115074418 gene encoding protein FAM72A-like: protein MSSSPCSFKNRCVSVLCCTFCQHVLSSRGMKAVLLADSETELYSTDIPPSSAVDFVGSCYFTDICRCKLKDVACLKCGNVVGYHVIAPCKSCLLSCNNGHFWMFHGKAVFGVNRLDPSGVDLLLWGNLPATEEKESDEIFSFAEEECIR, encoded by the exons ATGTCTAGCAGCCCTTGTAGTTTTAAGAATCGATGCGTCTCCGTCTTGTGCTGTACGTTTTGCCAGCATGTTCTCAGCTCCAGGGGTATGAAAGCTGTGCTGCTGGCTGATAGTGAGACAGAGCTCTATTCAACTGATATTCCCCCATCCAG TGCTGTGGACTTTGTTGGGAGCTGCTATTTCACAGACATTTGCAGATGTAAACTGAAAGATGTGGCATGTTTGAAATG TGGCAATGTTGTAGGTTATCACGTGATTGCCCCATGCAAATCCTGCCTTCTTTCATGTAATAATGGCCATTTCTGGATGTTTCACGGCAAGGCTGTTTTCGGTGTCAACAGACTGGATCCCTCTG GTGTGGACTTGCTTCTGTGGGGAAACCTGCCGGCCACAGAGGAAAAGGAATCGGATGAAATATTCAGCTTTGCAGAGGAAGAGTGTATCAGATAA